A window of Platichthys flesus chromosome 23, fPlaFle2.1, whole genome shotgun sequence contains these coding sequences:
- the mettl25 gene encoding methyltransferase-like protein 25 — MWGSTLSLSDIEQRIHGVTRFLSVTLSIANAHTVDFYTRDVWTRFVALTPEEVLSAVSSSSGQQGEPEPKAKDQPRTTFGFCCETNRLVDIHELLQAARAHSLPGLGVCWSREELLQGLRGAGPEGGAAPAETGRSDEGAELETEEFMNSKKSHEVQAMSEVVACLAQRCGVKQVIDVGSGKGYLSSFLSLRYGLRVYGIDSSSTNTHGAQERNRKLKKFSRVYQRHSKAARDVREAAHSPPEELGVERKPGAIGDRGVPCGAAGGTVSQDEEEKVLNVLSDVSPTTNPATDELFLSALSVDVIEAPSPRVPPGQLSEEERERRKRDNLERKALNRGEGAATVFSPLTSYVTADTELRELIDELEDAVVVGLHTCGDLAPSTLRMFVAKPELAAVCSVGCCYHLLSEEFDPDAQECLHSACGFPLSRYLRGQSCFCGRNARMSACLALERVSLGQGIQLESLFYRAVLHVILRDHYSSYKSEKRVGKVYSKAKSFVDYVRRALRRLELDESKLSDDVIQGYHDTHRPRMGEMDAFNMLKVTLAPCIEGLILLDRLCFMKEQESVSLSALVQLFDPLLSPRCYGVIGLKSRDDRITSR, encoded by the exons ATGTGGGGCTCCACTCTGAGCCTCTCTGACATCGAGCAGAGGATCCACGGAGTCACGCGCTTCCTGTCGGTGACTCTGAGCATCGCCAACGCGCACACTGTGGACTTTTACACGCGCGACGTGTGGACGCGCTTCGTGGCCCTGACGCCGGAAGAGGTCCTGTCTGCCGTCAGCTCCAGCAGTGGCCAGCAGGGGGAGCCAGAGCCCAAAGCTAAAG ATCAGCCCAGGACCACATTTGGATTCTGCTGTGAAACAAATCGCCTGGTCGACATCCATGAACTCCTGCAGGCGGCCAGGGCCCACTCGCTCCCAGGCCTCGGAGTGTGCtggagcagggaggagctgctgcagggccTCAGAGGGGCCGGGCCTGAGGGGGGCGCTGCACcggcagagacaggaaggagcGACGAAG GTGCTGAGCTGGAAACTGAAGAGTTCATGAACTCCAAAAAGTCTCATGAGGTCCAGGCCATGTCTGAGGTGGTGGCCTGTTTGGCCCAGCGCTGCGGAGTCAAACAG GTGATAGATGTGGGCTCGGGGAAGGGCTACCTGAGTTCCTTCCTGTCGCTGCGGTACGGTCTCCGGGTCTACGGCATCGACTCCTCCAGCACCAACACCCACGGAGCCcaggagaggaacaggaagcTGAAGAAGTTCTCCAGAGTCTACCAGAGGCACAGCAAGGCGGCGAGGGACGTCAGAGAGGCCGCGCATTCCCCCCCGGAGGAGTTAGGAGTGGAAAGAAAACCTGGAGCGATTGGAGACAGGGGAGTTCCATGTGGTGCTGCAGGAGGAACCGTGTcacaggacgaggaggagaaggttttaaatgttttatcagaTGTCAGCCCCACAACAAACCCAGCAACCGATGAGCTCTTCCTTAGCGCCCTGTCAGTGGACGTGATAGAGGCACCATCCCCCAGAGTTCCCCCCGGCCAGctgagcgaggaggagagggagaggaggaagagggacaaCCTGGAGAGGAAGGCCCTGAACAGAGGCGAGGGCGCCGCCACCGTCTTTTCTCCCCTCACGTCCTACGTCACCGCCGACACGGAGCTGCGGGAGCTCATCGACGAGCTGGAG GACGCCGTCGTGGTCGGCCTGCACACGTGCGGCGACCTGGCTCCCAGCACCCTGCGGATGTTTGTGGCCAAACCGGAGCTGGCGGCAGTCTGCAGCGTGGGCTGCTGCTATCACCTGCTGTCTGAGGAGTTTGACCCGGACGCACAGG AGTGTTTGCACAGTGCGTGTGGTTTCCCTCTGAGTCGGTACCTCCGCGGCCAGTCCTGCTTCTGCGGCAGGAACGCCAGGATGTCTGCGTGTTTG GCGCTGGAGAGGGTCTCACTCGGCCAGGGG ATTCAGTTGGAGTCTCTGTTCTACCGAGCGGTTCTTCACGTTATTCTGAGGGATCACTACAGCTCCTATAAAAG TGAGAAGCGAGTGGGGAAAGTTTACTCCAAGGCTAAATCCTTCGTGGACTACGTTCGTCGAGCTCTACGCCGACTGGAGCTGGACGAATCAAAG CTCTCGGATGACGTCATCCAGGGTTACCACGACACACACAGGCCACGCATGGGCGAGATGGACGCCTTTAACATG TTGAAGGTGACGCTGGCCCCGTGCATCGAGGGTCTGATTCTCCTGGATCGTCTGTGTTTTATGAAAGAACAG GAGAGCGTCTCCCTCTCGGCGCTGGTGCAGCTCTTCGATCCGCTGCTGTCGCCGAGATGCTACGGCGTCAtcgggctgaagagccgcgatGACAGAATCACGAGCCGATGA
- the ccdc59 gene encoding thyroid transcription factor 1-associated protein 26 homolog translates to MAPTDRKTTSNKFTGKDGNWKKSNSNVQGVKKKKWTPDHKVFEGSVSEGQGFAFKRKERVRHEYNKLLRKEKRRNPESKELYQEEYPEHLRHLYQAEAQKLKQEAWTNRVNRSKLRVRRKETDDEETDEDDGDAEKEPEAADPDPEVPGGSEPTGSLTEDADPSAAAEKESLPMSNRRMKKMQKKTSYQKTKEEFESIKEKQKQKKGEFLKNKQQREEAIQKYKQKKLETFQILSKKTKKGQPNLNLQMEYLLQKIQRTDK, encoded by the exons ATGGCGCCGACAGATCGGAAAACGACGAGTAACAAGTTTACAGGGAAAGATGGAAACTGGAAGAAATCGAACAGTAACGTGCAGggggtgaagaagaagaaatggacCCCGGATCACAAAGTGTTCGAAGGCAGCGTTAGTGAAG GTCAAGGGTTTGCCttcaagaggaaggagagagtcCGACACGAGTACAACAAGCTgctgaggaaggagaagaggaggaacccTGAGTCCAAGGAGCTGTACCAGGAGGAGTATCCAGAACACCTCCGGCATCTGTACCAGGCCGAGGCACAGAAACTCAAACAGGAGGCCTGGACCAACAGAGTGAACAGGAGCAAGCTGAGGGTGAGGAGAAAGGAGACAGATGATGaagaaacagatgaagatgatggagatgCTGAAAAAGAGCCGGAAgctgcagatccagatccagaagTTCCTGGTGGATCTGAGCCGACAGGTTCTTTGACTGAGGACGCAGATCCGTCAGCAGccgcagagaaagagag TCTCCCAATGAGCAACCGCAGGATGAAGAAAATGCAGAAGAAGACGTCGTACCAGAAGACAAAAGAGGAGTTTGAGTCAAtcaaagaaaagcagaagcagaagaaagGG GAGTTCTTGAAGAacaagcagcagagagaagaagccATTCAAAAGTACAAACAGAAAAAGCTGGAGACGTTTCAGATCCTGAGCAAGAAGACAAAGAAGGGGCAGCCGAATCTGAACCTGCAGATGGAGTATCTGCTTCAGAAGATCCAGAGAACTGATAAATGA